The following are encoded in a window of Geobacter metallireducens GS-15 genomic DNA:
- a CDS encoding NAD(P)H-dependent amine dehydrogenase family protein — MRRETPYKVIVWAPGYLGTACIREILKRPEFELVGVLAYSESKNGKDVGELLGIDPIGVTMTTDQEKIFNMKADCVLHAGTNIMDDTPRNQEVVRLLESGKNVIAAPSYHFPQIHGPEFVAMLTNACQKGGVSLHGTGINPGFFAERLAVTLTGMVNEIDYIRCQEYFDLKNVEAVRMLKACTFGMTLEKAQSIIGRIEKGSENYYHSTVAHACHILGHDVERIAVKSTFTPAREDMHLKASGVTIKKGEVACWEHTWTGYVDGKPFFFLDEIFYLGQEYCPVETKGDHYRIIIEGKPVSVNMKMDLMASVEKDLHYREGDNTTPGYYATAMPMIQTIPVVCEAAPGIVYPTTFAHYARDYRNLVAG; from the coding sequence ATGCGCAGGGAGACTCCTTACAAAGTGATTGTCTGGGCGCCGGGATATCTCGGTACTGCCTGTATCCGGGAAATTCTCAAGCGTCCGGAATTCGAGTTGGTCGGCGTACTGGCCTACAGTGAGAGCAAAAACGGCAAGGATGTGGGGGAACTGCTGGGGATCGATCCGATCGGCGTGACCATGACGACCGACCAGGAAAAGATATTTAATATGAAGGCCGACTGTGTGCTCCATGCCGGCACCAACATTATGGATGACACACCCCGCAACCAGGAGGTGGTCCGACTGCTGGAATCGGGCAAAAACGTCATTGCCGCGCCGTCGTACCATTTCCCCCAGATACACGGTCCGGAATTCGTGGCAATGCTCACCAACGCCTGTCAGAAAGGTGGGGTGAGCCTGCATGGTACCGGCATCAATCCGGGATTTTTTGCCGAACGACTGGCGGTAACCCTTACAGGTATGGTGAACGAGATCGACTATATCCGCTGCCAGGAATACTTTGACCTGAAAAATGTTGAGGCGGTACGCATGCTCAAGGCCTGTACCTTCGGCATGACCCTGGAAAAGGCACAGAGCATAATCGGTCGGATCGAAAAGGGCTCGGAAAACTACTACCATTCCACGGTGGCTCATGCGTGTCATATCCTGGGGCACGACGTGGAGCGTATCGCAGTGAAGTCCACGTTCACACCGGCGCGTGAAGATATGCACCTTAAAGCTTCCGGTGTCACGATCAAGAAGGGCGAGGTGGCTTGCTGGGAGCATACCTGGACCGGTTATGTCGACGGCAAGCCCTTCTTTTTCCTGGATGAAATCTTCTATCTAGGCCAGGAATATTGTCCGGTGGAGACAAAGGGCGACCACTATCGGATTATCATCGAGGGGAAACCTGTATCGGTCAACATGAAGATGGACCTGATGGCATCGGTGGAGAAAGACCTTCACTACCGCGAGGGTGACAACACGACTCCAGGGTACTACGCCACAGCAATGCCCATGATTCAGACTATTCCTGTCGTGTGCGAGGCCGCGCCCGGCATCGTCTATCCTACAACATTTGCCCATTATGCGCGGGATTACCGGAATCTGGTTGCGGGCTAG
- a CDS encoding enoyl-CoA hydratase/isomerase family protein, whose translation MKGFIMGFQELLYEKTEGVGVITLNRPDRLNALNRTILLELIQVLQEATTDNEVRVVLITGAGKGFCAGGDLKGHPSFETSDPLVREGYVKESHQAILLLHHMPKPVVAAVNGVAAGAGMNIALSCDIRLASDTAVFTESFIKAGIMTDMGGSYFLPRIVGVGRAIEMILTAEKIDAAEACRIGLVNKVFPDAEFRTAALSYAKELAKGPRQAYKMAKWAIYTGLQLDLEDALKHEELGQALLIGTEDSSNAIKAFIEKRTPVFK comes from the coding sequence ATGAAAGGATTCATCATGGGATTTCAGGAATTGCTTTACGAGAAAACAGAGGGAGTCGGGGTAATCACCCTGAACAGACCAGATCGGCTGAACGCTCTCAACCGCACCATCCTGTTGGAGTTGATCCAGGTGTTGCAGGAAGCGACTACCGATAACGAGGTACGGGTTGTACTTATCACCGGCGCGGGAAAAGGGTTCTGTGCCGGGGGTGACCTCAAGGGCCATCCGAGTTTTGAAACATCGGACCCGCTGGTTCGCGAGGGATACGTCAAGGAATCCCATCAGGCGATACTCCTTCTGCACCACATGCCTAAGCCAGTTGTCGCAGCGGTCAACGGGGTAGCCGCCGGGGCGGGGATGAATATCGCTCTATCCTGCGACATCCGGCTTGCTTCCGATACCGCTGTCTTTACCGAATCGTTTATCAAGGCCGGAATCATGACAGATATGGGTGGCAGCTACTTCCTTCCCAGAATCGTCGGTGTGGGACGTGCCATTGAAATGATCCTCACTGCCGAGAAGATAGATGCCGCAGAGGCTTGCCGTATAGGTCTGGTCAACAAGGTCTTCCCCGACGCAGAATTCAGAACCGCAGCCCTCAGTTATGCGAAGGAACTGGCCAAGGGGCCGAGACAGGCCTACAAAATGGCAAAATGGGCCATTTATACAGGATTGCAACTCGACCTGGAGGATGCCTTGAAACACGAAGAACTGGGGCAGGCGCTGCTGATTGGAACTGAGGATTCGAGCAATGCAATCAAGGCCTTTATTGAAAAACGAACTCCGGTTTTCAAATAG
- a CDS encoding class I adenylate-forming enzyme family protein: MNWADYLEWGTRENPHKPLVYCNDKIVTYGEMSSWTNCIGNVLADLDVSKGERVATYLPNTPEHEAVLLGALKLGAIGCPLSMRENNVIVIDLLRGLEAKVLVVGAESVEFAREVLQELPELKILMADDASLGFLSLGELVGTASAELETLPMRDSEVAFIAYTGGTTGRPKGVQLTAGMLRAHNYVWYERYQLSRASEVFFGCLSLWHVGGVLDAMALSYTTGASHVLLPKWNPVTALHLVKKHRVTCMIAATTLYQQMSRCDEFLTTDCSSLKICAVGGEPVPVELKERWFRVTGASMREGFGMSEACTQVFAPGKDAPLSSCGKPFDRIEEVRLVDPESRCVIEGAGSGELAVRGDNVTPGYWHDPEQTGRKFDAEGWYYTGDMVRRDEDGYYYTVGRVDDMFQSGGENVYPSEIEAALVLHPDVTKAFCFPEPHTEWGKAACAVVELRPGATSNAERILEFCTTHSTLARFKRPRRIFCIDELPIGATGKVLRRQVKEWLAAQGYHAEF; this comes from the coding sequence ATGAACTGGGCAGACTACCTTGAGTGGGGAACACGAGAAAATCCGCACAAGCCGCTAGTGTACTGTAACGACAAAATTGTCACTTATGGAGAAATGAGTTCCTGGACAAACTGTATCGGTAATGTGTTGGCTGACCTTGACGTATCCAAGGGAGAGCGTGTTGCCACATACCTGCCGAACACACCGGAGCATGAAGCGGTGCTGCTTGGAGCACTGAAACTAGGTGCTATCGGCTGTCCCCTCTCAATGCGCGAAAACAATGTTATTGTTATTGACCTGCTCCGGGGGCTTGAGGCTAAGGTCCTCGTCGTAGGAGCTGAGTCCGTCGAGTTTGCACGCGAGGTGCTTCAGGAACTCCCTGAACTCAAAATACTGATGGCAGATGATGCTTCCCTTGGCTTTCTCTCTCTGGGCGAACTGGTCGGTACCGCTTCCGCGGAATTAGAGACGCTTCCTATGCGCGACAGTGAGGTGGCCTTTATTGCCTATACGGGGGGCACCACCGGGCGGCCAAAGGGCGTTCAACTGACTGCCGGGATGCTCCGGGCGCACAACTATGTATGGTACGAGCGATACCAGTTGAGCCGTGCTTCTGAGGTATTCTTCGGCTGTCTCAGCCTATGGCATGTCGGTGGAGTTTTGGATGCCATGGCCTTGTCTTATACTACCGGCGCTTCCCATGTCCTTCTTCCGAAATGGAATCCGGTGACGGCCCTTCACTTGGTGAAGAAACATCGTGTTACCTGTATGATCGCGGCTACGACACTGTACCAACAGATGTCACGCTGTGACGAGTTTTTAACCACCGATTGCTCAAGCCTCAAAATATGTGCAGTTGGTGGGGAGCCAGTCCCGGTAGAACTCAAGGAGCGGTGGTTTCGTGTGACAGGGGCGTCCATGCGCGAAGGTTTCGGAATGAGCGAGGCGTGCACGCAGGTCTTTGCTCCAGGAAAGGACGCTCCTCTCTCTTCGTGCGGCAAACCGTTTGACCGGATTGAAGAAGTTCGACTTGTTGATCCAGAAAGCCGCTGTGTTATCGAAGGTGCAGGTTCTGGCGAGCTTGCCGTGCGGGGTGACAACGTAACTCCAGGTTATTGGCATGATCCGGAACAGACGGGACGAAAATTCGATGCGGAGGGGTGGTACTATACCGGTGACATGGTGAGGCGGGACGAAGATGGCTATTATTACACCGTCGGTCGAGTCGATGACATGTTCCAATCGGGTGGAGAAAACGTTTATCCGTCGGAAATTGAGGCTGCCCTTGTTCTCCATCCAGATGTCACCAAGGCTTTTTGTTTTCCGGAACCTCACACTGAATGGGGGAAGGCTGCGTGCGCGGTTGTCGAACTTCGCCCGGGAGCCACGTCCAATGCGGAGAGAATTCTGGAGTTCTGTACTACACACTCGACACTGGCGCGCTTTAAGCGCCCTCGCCGAATCTTCTGCATTGATGAACTTCCCATCGGGGCAACCGGCAAGGTACTCCGCCGACAGGTTAAGGAATGGCTTGCCGCGCAAGGGTATCATGCCGAATTCTGA
- a CDS encoding SDR family NAD(P)-dependent oxidoreductase, translating into MGKLAGKVAIITGGSRGMGRATVEVFTKEGARVIIADVLDAEGTALAQEMGDGAIYRHLDVSDERGWGDVARSAIDSFGRIDILVNNAAIFLYALIDETRSEAFRRLLDINVIGPYLGMKTVIPIMKKQRSGSIVNVSSTDGLRGSCGMGAYNASKWGVRGLTKCVAMEVGPFGIRVNSLHPGTVDTPMFNPHGLDRDALNASFGKQFPGVSLSRVGDPSEIARASLFLASDDASYVSGAELAVDGAWTCGVYLQEKPEPN; encoded by the coding sequence ATGGGAAAACTCGCCGGAAAGGTGGCAATTATTACCGGTGGATCGCGCGGCATGGGTCGGGCTACTGTCGAGGTTTTCACTAAAGAAGGCGCCAGGGTAATCATCGCAGATGTTCTTGATGCCGAAGGAACGGCACTGGCACAAGAGATGGGAGACGGCGCAATTTACCGCCATCTTGACGTATCAGACGAAAGGGGATGGGGAGATGTGGCAAGAAGTGCGATAGATTCATTCGGCCGCATCGACATACTTGTCAATAACGCCGCCATCTTTTTATACGCATTAATTGACGAAACCAGGAGCGAAGCCTTCAGGCGGTTACTCGACATCAACGTTATCGGCCCTTACCTTGGAATGAAAACGGTAATCCCGATCATGAAAAAACAGCGGTCAGGGTCCATCGTCAATGTCTCATCCACGGACGGTCTGCGCGGGTCCTGCGGCATGGGGGCCTACAATGCCAGCAAGTGGGGGGTCCGTGGCCTTACCAAGTGTGTAGCCATGGAAGTGGGCCCCTTCGGTATCAGGGTCAATTCACTCCATCCCGGCACAGTCGATACACCGATGTTCAATCCGCACGGGCTGGACAGGGATGCCCTCAATGCAAGTTTCGGCAAACAGTTCCCCGGAGTCTCCCTGAGCCGGGTTGGCGATCCTTCGGAAATAGCCCGCGCCAGCCTCTTTCTGGCCAGCGACGACGCTTCTTACGTTTCCGGGGCGGAGCTGGCTGTGGACGGTGCCTGGACCTGCGGCGTCTACCTCCAAGAGAAACCGGAACCTAATTAA
- a CDS encoding molybdopterin-containing oxidoreductase family protein, with translation MMPACGTRSNYPKERGLIMTESNSCTKRTFCTICPQHCGVLVTVKDGRPVAVKGDPTSPIGSGSLCVKGPRVLDLHEHPGRLNYPLKRIGARGEMKWEQISWEQALDEIAAKLSSLRDQFGPEMLATLGGTHKGPGDWSSWRFCNLFGTPNFVNQGRNCGVGHILAESSVYGYDTMYAAVHPGKTMLALIWGSNPAESGTTVMERLIQGKKQGMKIVVVDPRKTRVAEIADIWVPVRPRTDGALALGIAHVMLREGLYDREFVAAYCQGFDEAREVIEQYPPERVAAICGIPVEMIEEVARLYGTVRPARLVPGVALVQAGQGASRTATLVRAILVAISGNLDVLGGDPLAMKYDEGQFAWLDNIHWDALVHHPLRTRDTLGSAEFPIIGVEAYKRFRETQARLHPKGHNAAAYMLFANQNAIYRAVLAEEPYPVKAVIVQNGEPLLSMGGARAAHDAFTSPNLDLLVTMDLFMTPTAQLSDYVLPAAHYLERPDISMHWGLTHLFVCGEQAVEPLFERRNDYELWKGLGKRLGQEDRWPADLEGMLNLFLAPSGRSFAQWTKEERNYQAPRLMHKKHEQQGFATPSGKVELLPTMFERAGIEALPVYEGPPYSTPEVDDPALYPYHMIAGNRTRYFMGSNLHQIEALRKHCPDPPVWIHPETAARHGINDGEWVIIERPEGRIRQKALLTDKIRPDTVQPEGYWWYPEREPGEPGLSGLWEANANAITPTDIGLCSFAGDQPLRGGRCRIAPAGHPALGRADILAGLQALADDLERLVGHLDSGFLERLGSDSRFALWSSLVEISRTGAQSREWLRNVSGVMVADGNVATFRPEETLAVQLLDKLIDDKRALCQEMLQLVAGLSQESLAQCCRHPDLGEGTVESLLWSHMRHEANQSEKIRQLLTGMR, from the coding sequence ATGATGCCGGCCTGTGGTACGAGAAGTAACTACCCCAAAGAAAGAGGCCTAATAATGACTGAAAGTAACAGTTGTACAAAGCGCACTTTCTGTACAATTTGCCCGCAACATTGCGGTGTTCTCGTTACCGTGAAGGACGGACGACCCGTTGCTGTAAAGGGTGATCCCACGAGCCCCATCGGCAGTGGGAGCTTGTGTGTCAAGGGGCCACGTGTCCTCGATCTTCATGAACATCCGGGCCGCCTCAATTATCCACTTAAGCGGATCGGGGCGCGTGGCGAGATGAAATGGGAACAGATCAGTTGGGAGCAGGCTCTGGACGAGATCGCGGCAAAGTTGTCATCTCTGCGCGACCAGTTCGGACCCGAAATGCTGGCCACCCTCGGTGGTACCCACAAGGGGCCGGGCGATTGGTCCTCCTGGCGGTTCTGCAACCTGTTCGGTACTCCCAATTTCGTTAACCAGGGGCGTAACTGCGGGGTAGGGCATATTCTCGCCGAGAGTTCGGTTTATGGTTATGACACGATGTATGCGGCTGTCCATCCGGGTAAGACCATGCTTGCCTTGATCTGGGGGTCTAATCCCGCGGAATCAGGTACTACGGTGATGGAACGGCTTATCCAGGGAAAGAAGCAAGGAATGAAAATAGTGGTCGTTGATCCGCGCAAGACCCGTGTGGCGGAAATTGCCGATATATGGGTACCGGTCCGGCCACGCACTGACGGGGCCCTGGCTCTGGGTATCGCCCATGTCATGCTTCGTGAAGGGCTCTATGATCGGGAGTTTGTTGCTGCATATTGCCAAGGGTTTGATGAGGCCCGGGAAGTGATTGAGCAGTATCCGCCGGAGCGGGTCGCTGCAATCTGCGGAATTCCGGTTGAGATGATCGAGGAGGTGGCCCGTTTGTACGGCACAGTGCGTCCTGCCCGTCTTGTGCCCGGAGTAGCATTGGTGCAGGCTGGTCAAGGTGCCAGTCGTACAGCCACCCTTGTGCGGGCGATTCTTGTTGCAATCTCCGGCAATCTCGATGTGCTGGGAGGCGACCCCCTGGCCATGAAATACGATGAGGGACAGTTCGCCTGGCTGGACAACATTCATTGGGATGCCCTGGTGCATCACCCCCTGCGCACACGGGATACCCTTGGCTCCGCCGAGTTCCCCATTATCGGCGTCGAGGCATACAAACGCTTCCGCGAAACCCAGGCCCGTCTCCACCCCAAGGGGCACAACGCGGCCGCCTACATGCTGTTTGCCAACCAGAACGCCATCTATCGCGCTGTACTTGCAGAAGAGCCCTATCCGGTAAAGGCCGTCATCGTCCAGAACGGAGAGCCGCTCCTCTCCATGGGGGGAGCACGGGCTGCCCATGATGCGTTCACGAGCCCCAATCTTGATCTGCTGGTGACTATGGATCTGTTCATGACCCCTACAGCCCAGCTGTCTGATTATGTTCTCCCCGCGGCCCACTATCTGGAACGGCCTGACATCAGCATGCACTGGGGGTTGACCCACCTCTTCGTGTGCGGGGAGCAGGCGGTGGAGCCTCTCTTTGAGCGGCGCAACGATTATGAACTCTGGAAAGGACTTGGCAAGAGGCTGGGACAGGAAGACCGATGGCCGGCAGACCTGGAAGGGATGCTCAACCTGTTCCTCGCTCCGTCGGGGCGTTCCTTTGCCCAGTGGACCAAAGAGGAGCGGAATTACCAGGCTCCCCGTCTCATGCACAAAAAACACGAACAACAGGGGTTTGCCACCCCGTCGGGAAAGGTAGAGCTGTTACCGACCATGTTTGAAAGGGCAGGTATTGAAGCTCTCCCTGTCTACGAGGGGCCACCCTACAGCACGCCGGAAGTGGACGACCCGGCCCTTTACCCCTATCACATGATAGCAGGGAATCGTACCCGCTATTTCATGGGGTCCAACCTCCATCAGATCGAGGCCCTGCGCAAGCATTGTCCCGATCCACCCGTCTGGATTCATCCTGAGACAGCAGCCCGTCATGGTATCAATGATGGAGAGTGGGTGATCATCGAACGTCCTGAAGGGCGCATCCGTCAGAAGGCTCTCCTGACCGACAAAATCCGACCTGATACGGTTCAACCTGAGGGGTATTGGTGGTACCCGGAGCGGGAGCCGGGAGAGCCCGGGTTGTCAGGTCTCTGGGAGGCCAATGCAAATGCAATTACTCCTACCGACATCGGCTTGTGCAGTTTTGCCGGAGACCAGCCACTGCGTGGTGGACGCTGCCGGATCGCTCCTGCAGGCCATCCCGCCCTGGGCAGGGCCGACATCCTGGCCGGACTTCAGGCCCTGGCTGACGATCTGGAGCGGTTAGTGGGGCATCTCGATTCCGGATTTTTAGAACGTCTCGGCAGCGACAGTCGTTTCGCTTTATGGAGCAGCCTTGTAGAGATATCCCGGACTGGTGCTCAGAGTCGGGAGTGGCTACGGAACGTGTCGGGCGTTATGGTAGCTGACGGAAACGTCGCTACGTTCAGGCCGGAGGAAACCTTGGCGGTTCAATTGCTGGATAAGCTGATAGATGATAAACGGGCATTGTGTCAGGAAATGCTTCAGCTTGTTGCAGGGCTTTCGCAGGAGTCGTTGGCTCAGTGCTGCCGGCATCCGGATCTGGGGGAGGGAACTGTGGAATCGCTGCTTTGGAGCCATATGCGTCACGAAGCAAATCAGAGTGAAAAAATTCGTCAGCTGCTTACTGGCATGCGGTGA
- a CDS encoding sigma 54-interacting transcriptional regulator, which yields MEKPGGSGNRGGATQGESNPPVDCSSCGPNSSTLEERLRFEMLLSEISSVYSNLPVEEVDKTIESGLQRLGEFLGADRCNLVQFSEDGSRVLVFHSWIHDDAKPDPGFIAPDHNLFPWFAKMFHLGKVVQFSHLDDLPAEAATDITALLALRIKSQVSVPISVGGHVFGTLSLATVRSYRSWPDELVPRLRLVGEIFANALVRKQKELQIRKAFQQIKELNEELAADCTYLREEIDLNYDVHHIIGQSLPLKRVLAKIQQIALTDTTVLILGETGTGKELVARAIHAASQRRDRPMVKVNCASLPANLIESELFGHEKGAFTSAQVRQIGRFEFADRNTLFLDEIGELPLESQAKLLRVLQEGEFERLGSSRTLKVDVRIVAATNRDLEEEVRKGRFRQDLWYRLNIFPITVPPLRERTEDIPLLINLFVNKFGRKLGKSIRRIPAGVMKSLQAYDWPGNVRELENVIERAAINTVGPSLQLLDNLKSSLVTEKTAAPRLTLEEAERSHILQVLADTNGRIEGPKGAALILGINHSTLRARMRKLGIHIRRISDAD from the coding sequence ATGGAGAAACCTGGAGGAAGCGGAAACAGGGGGGGTGCGACGCAGGGAGAGAGCAATCCTCCGGTAGACTGTTCTTCTTGTGGTCCAAACAGCAGCACGTTGGAAGAACGTCTGAGATTCGAGATGCTTCTTTCGGAGATATCTTCAGTCTATTCCAATCTCCCTGTGGAAGAGGTGGATAAGACGATTGAGTCTGGTCTCCAGAGGCTTGGTGAATTTTTGGGGGCCGACCGATGCAACCTGGTGCAATTCTCCGAAGACGGTTCCCGCGTCCTTGTTTTTCATTCGTGGATACACGATGACGCAAAGCCTGACCCCGGGTTTATCGCCCCCGATCATAATCTTTTCCCCTGGTTTGCGAAGATGTTTCATCTTGGGAAGGTCGTACAGTTTTCCCATCTGGATGACCTGCCGGCGGAGGCGGCGACTGATATAACGGCACTGCTGGCATTGCGCATAAAGTCGCAGGTGTCGGTTCCGATCTCGGTAGGGGGGCATGTCTTCGGGACTCTTTCCCTTGCGACGGTCCGGAGCTACCGTTCCTGGCCGGATGAACTGGTGCCACGGTTGCGTCTTGTGGGGGAAATCTTTGCCAACGCCCTGGTAAGGAAGCAGAAAGAACTGCAGATTCGCAAAGCGTTTCAGCAGATCAAGGAACTGAACGAGGAACTTGCGGCTGACTGCACGTATTTGCGGGAGGAGATCGATCTGAACTACGATGTGCATCATATCATCGGCCAGAGTCTTCCCCTCAAACGGGTGTTGGCCAAGATCCAGCAGATTGCCCTTACGGACACGACCGTCCTCATACTGGGGGAAACCGGCACTGGCAAGGAACTGGTTGCCCGGGCGATTCATGCGGCGAGCCAGCGTCGAGATCGGCCGATGGTTAAGGTGAACTGTGCCTCGCTTCCTGCAAATCTTATAGAGAGCGAGTTGTTCGGCCACGAGAAGGGTGCGTTTACCAGTGCCCAGGTGAGGCAGATCGGGCGTTTCGAGTTTGCCGACCGCAATACCCTCTTTCTCGACGAGATCGGTGAACTTCCTCTGGAATCCCAGGCGAAACTCCTCCGGGTGCTCCAGGAAGGAGAGTTCGAGAGGTTGGGCAGTTCGCGCACGTTAAAGGTCGATGTCCGTATCGTTGCCGCCACCAACAGGGACCTGGAGGAAGAGGTCCGCAAGGGGCGTTTTCGTCAGGATCTGTGGTATCGCCTCAACATCTTTCCCATCACGGTTCCGCCGCTGCGTGAGCGTACGGAAGATATCCCCCTGCTCATCAATCTCTTCGTGAACAAATTCGGCCGGAAACTGGGGAAGAGTATTCGGCGCATTCCCGCAGGTGTGATGAAGTCCTTACAGGCCTACGATTGGCCGGGGAACGTGCGGGAACTGGAAAACGTCATCGAGCGTGCGGCGATCAATACCGTCGGCCCATCCCTCCAACTGCTCGATAACCTGAAGAGTTCCTTGGTAACGGAAAAGACCGCAGCACCACGGCTGACCCTGGAAGAAGCCGAACGGAGCCATATCCTGCAGGTGCTTGCGGATACGAACGGCCGTATAGAGGGACCCAAGGGGGCCGCATTGATACTCGGTATCAACCACTCGACTCTTCGTGCCAGGATGCGCAAGCTCGGCATTCACATCCGAAGGATTTCAGACGCCGATTGA
- a CDS encoding thioesterase family protein — protein MARVQIDLPDKFIYSTKLQVRIGDVAAGFHMGNHMLISYLNEALLLFFREAGVIGMFGTKMNLIDADLAVIYKTEAAHGDMLRVDLGIIPSGIYGFDAFYRVTNERTGEEIAIAKMAMLFFDYEQRQISPVPEAFTVALPKIYNRAIPSTE, from the coding sequence ATGGCCCGTGTTCAGATAGATTTACCCGATAAGTTTATTTATTCTACCAAACTACAGGTACGTATAGGGGATGTAGCGGCCGGTTTCCACATGGGCAACCATATGCTTATCTCTTATCTCAATGAGGCATTGCTCCTGTTCTTTCGCGAAGCAGGTGTCATCGGGATGTTCGGTACGAAGATGAACCTGATCGATGCAGACCTCGCCGTGATCTACAAAACTGAGGCTGCGCATGGGGACATGCTTCGTGTCGATTTAGGGATTATTCCATCGGGTATATACGGTTTCGATGCCTTCTATCGGGTAACGAACGAGAGAACGGGAGAGGAAATAGCAATAGCCAAAATGGCCATGCTGTTTTTCGATTACGAGCAAAGACAGATTTCCCCTGTACCGGAGGCGTTCACCGTTGCCTTGCCCAAAATATATAATCGCGCAATTCCTTCTACTGAATGA
- a CDS encoding FAD-binding protein: MIIKNLPKKCDILIIGSGAAGLTFALAVKKFKPNLHVHVVEKTESVGGCTAYSGGGVWLPGHRFMADPSQDTEAARRYVKNVYPEIDEKCLEGFLADAPNLLDFWIANGVEMEKSIGYPDYYMEKEGSARERSVFPGVYKGPKKYRSLVRKTPAYYVPFTLNEAMTWGVHRFGHWNKTLLTKRAVAGHMTMGKAFIAFLLEACIEAGVDLSLNSTTERLEIENGTVTGAIINGQRITAPVVMMANGGFSHNPELMKRIDAERPILSVAPEECDTGNGGLGLALEAGLKIGNPYCWWSPVFKTYDDRIEEKPGPDLWAYHSALYDRCWPGGIMVDGNGKRFTNESACYNTVGGVLAQGKDPALNNVWLIWGDYYVKNYVRGIVSYLQPAKSYMNKSKTLEDLADKIGIPAANLRETVEHWNSMAGKQKDDDFHRGESPYDNYMGDKFRNGHPNIEKVEGPYQAVRMHAGTLGTKMGPITDEYGRTQLENGQFVTGLYASGNAAASFFGNFYPGAGATLGQGCVLAYRAARHACGQGD; this comes from the coding sequence ATGATAATCAAGAACTTACCAAAGAAATGCGATATTTTAATCATTGGTTCGGGTGCGGCCGGACTTACGTTTGCGCTCGCCGTAAAAAAGTTTAAACCGAATTTGCACGTTCACGTGGTGGAAAAGACCGAGAGTGTCGGCGGGTGTACGGCATACAGCGGCGGAGGAGTCTGGCTCCCCGGCCACCGGTTCATGGCAGACCCTTCCCAGGACACCGAAGCGGCCCGCCGGTATGTCAAAAATGTTTACCCGGAGATTGACGAAAAATGCCTCGAAGGATTCCTTGCTGATGCACCAAACCTGTTGGATTTTTGGATCGCCAATGGTGTCGAGATGGAGAAATCCATCGGCTACCCCGATTACTACATGGAGAAGGAAGGCTCCGCCAGGGAGAGATCGGTTTTCCCCGGAGTCTACAAGGGGCCAAAGAAATACCGCTCCCTGGTCCGCAAAACCCCCGCCTATTATGTCCCCTTTACCCTTAATGAGGCTATGACCTGGGGTGTGCACCGTTTCGGGCACTGGAACAAGACTCTGTTGACCAAACGAGCCGTTGCCGGACATATGACCATGGGAAAGGCATTCATTGCTTTCCTGCTGGAGGCGTGCATCGAGGCCGGTGTTGATCTCTCCCTCAACAGCACTACCGAAAGGCTGGAAATAGAGAATGGCACCGTGACCGGGGCGATAATAAACGGTCAGCGGATAACGGCGCCGGTAGTCATGATGGCAAACGGCGGTTTCTCCCACAACCCTGAACTGATGAAGCGGATCGACGCCGAGAGACCCATTCTCTCCGTAGCCCCCGAGGAGTGCGATACCGGCAACGGAGGGCTGGGCCTTGCACTGGAAGCCGGGCTCAAGATCGGCAATCCGTACTGCTGGTGGTCACCTGTCTTCAAAACCTACGATGACCGGATCGAGGAAAAACCGGGACCGGATCTCTGGGCCTATCACAGTGCTCTCTATGACCGTTGCTGGCCTGGAGGCATCATGGTCGATGGCAACGGCAAACGGTTTACCAATGAATCAGCCTGTTACAATACTGTCGGCGGAGTGCTTGCCCAGGGAAAGGATCCGGCACTTAACAACGTATGGCTCATCTGGGGCGACTACTACGTCAAAAACTACGTCAGGGGAATCGTCTCTTACCTGCAACCTGCCAAGAGCTACATGAACAAATCAAAGACACTCGAAGATCTGGCGGACAAAATCGGAATCCCTGCGGCAAACCTCAGGGAAACGGTGGAGCATTGGAACTCCATGGCAGGAAAGCAAAAAGACGACGATTTCCACCGGGGAGAGAGTCCGTACGACAATTATATGGGAGACAAGTTCAGAAACGGCCACCCCAATATCGAGAAGGTCGAAGGGCCATACCAGGCGGTGCGGATGCATGCTGGTACGCTCGGAACGAAGATGGGGCCGATCACCGATGAGTACGGTCGCACTCAGCTGGAAAACGGCCAATTCGTGACCGGACTCTACGCCTCGGGAAACGCTGCCGCTTCCTTCTTCGGGAACTTCTACCCCGGCGCCGGCGCAACCCTGGGACAGGGGTGCGTCTTAGCGTATCGTGCCGCGCGTCATGCCTGCGGCCAAGGGGATTGA